GGTAGGGGCCGCAGTAATCATCCTTAAGGACCTGTTCACGCGGGCACCAGCAGAAAAGACTGCCGTCTAAACAGTGTTCACTTTAACGGTGATTTAAACAGGCGCTTTGCGCTGCCCGAGAAGCAACTTTATGTTAACTACAATTCCAAGAAACAAAAGGGAAAGCCCCCCCAGCACTATTCCCAAAATCCTGTTTCATTAGGACCGTAGAAATGAGGTGTCGCTGCCAACTCCTATAGGCGCTAGCGAAAATGGCGCTGCAGAATGGCGTGTACTTTTTCGCTGGTGAGCGGTTTGGTGAGAACCTCAACCGCGATAGGCAAGGTGTGGAGGCGCTCTAAGTCGCGAGGATGCTGCGAGGACGTGAGCACGACAATCACGGCGGGGCATTGTTGCGCGAGCGGGTGCTGCTGATACGTTGCCAGAAATTCTAGCCCGTTCATGACCGGCATGTGTAGGTCTAGCAACACGAGCAGCGGGCCGACCAGCTCCGCCGGTTCGGCGCAGACCTGTTCCAGCGCGTGTAGTGCTTCCACCCCGTTGCGTGCCACCAATAGCTGTTCGGCGACCTGCAAGCGGCGCAGCAGCTGCTCATTCAGAAACGTGGCAGTTGAGTCGTCATCGACTAAGAGCACCTTGGCGATCTTTTTCATGGGCAAGTTCGTTGCCGCACCGTGTTTCTGCAGCTACCTAGGAAGTACGAGCTTTAATTTACCGTAGTAGCCCTGGGCGCGCAAACAAACGCGCACCGCCCAGCTTTTACGTATAAATGCAGAGGCTGACCTACGTATTTTCCCAGCTAAGGCAAGAGATAAAGACTCGTTGGGAACGCGGAAGCCGGCTCGCGCTTACTGGCCCGCTAGTGCAGTTCCACAAAAAAGCAACTGCCGGCACCCTCTTGGCTCTCTACCCAGAGCTTGCCGCGGTGCAGCTGCACAATTTGCCGGGTGATAAACAAGCCCAGCCCGGTGCTGGCCTCGCCTCCCACCCCGGAACGACTTGCGGGACTAAACTTCTCGAACAGACTGGCTTGCAGCGCCTCGGGAATGCCAATGCCCGTATCGCGCACCGTGAGCAATACACAGCCCGGGCATTCTTGCAGGCCCACCGTCACGCGGCCCCCGGCCGGGGTAAACTTGAGCGCGTTGCTCACCAGGTTGTCCACCACCCGCTGGAAGGTATCGGCGTGCAGGTTGGCCTGCAGGGGCTGAGAGGGCACGTCTAGAACCAGCGCCAAGCCCTTGTCGTGGGCTGTTAGCTGGTGCGCCGCCAGTCGGTTTTCCAGCAGGGCGCCTAAGTTGGTGGGCTGCTTCTTTACCTGGGTGGTGTCGAGTGAGCCGAGCAGCAGCACATCGCCCAGCAGCTTGTTGGCGTCGGCGCAGGAGCGGCGAATCAGGGCCAGGTACTTGGCCGTGTCTGTTGCGTCGTCCGTCGCGAACGTGGCCGCCTCCACTTGCCGCTGTAGCAGGTCGGTCAGCAGTTGAATGTGGGCGATGGGCGTTTTGACGTCGTGGGTGATTAAATGCAGGATTGTTTCCTGCGCGTCGTAGAGGCGCTTGAGGGATAGTTCCAGGGCCTTGCGGTCGCTGATGTCTTCCAGCTGCGTGAAGCCTAATTCTTCCCCGTTGTCGGGAAAGCGCATCGAGGTGACCTGGCACCAAAAAGAGGACCCATCGGTGCGTACCAGGCAGGTTTCCAACGTGAAGTGGGGCAGCTTGTGGGCCCAGAGCCGCTGCTGCAGAAAGTGCCAGTCGTCGCGGTAGTCGGGGTGGGCAAACTCCTTGATTTGATGGCCGACTACTTCCTCCGGGCTAGCACAGCCGAGCATGTCCAGCACCGCTTGGTTAGCTTGCCGGATCACGAGGTCCGAGGCGATGATTTTCTGCCCAAAGGGGGCGTTCTCAAAGATGGTCCGGAACCGGACTTGGCTTTCCTGGTAGCGGTCGGTCAGCGCCTGGTGCTCCGCCTTGTCAATACGGTCAGCCTCCAGCCGTTCTAGTTTCGCCCGCACCGCGCGTAACTCCGTTTCGAGAGCGTGATACCCGTCAGCTGATTTCATAGCGGGGTATACGGGCCAAGCGCCGAAAGAGAGAAGCGGCAAAGGGAAGAAAGTGGGCGGTACGGGTGCTACATGTGCCGCTTTTTCGCGTAACGACGACCAGGAATGGTTTAGCAGTTTACGTACTTTTATTTCCGGTTGCTATCAAAGGCTATCCCGCACATGGAGAAGATACAGCTTGCCGCTTAGGGAGACGACCACGGCCCCGGCCGAGACCCGCGCACTAACCACTGCACCCGGTCCTCAAGTATCTGCTGGCCCAGGGCAACCGCCCGGCCCAGTGGTGGCAGGAGGATGGGTGGCGGTCAGACCCAAGAGGTGAACTGCATTACCTCTACCAACCCCATCAACGCAGCCCAGCGGCGTGAGCAGTTTGCTTTCCCTCTTCAATTCAGCTACAAGAAGATGGGTCTACTCAGGATAGTCTGAATCGGGTACATATCAGCCACGCCCGAAAGCAGCAACCCTTACGCATTACTATCCTCGTGGCATAAAGCAAAATGCTACCTAAATCAATAAGATAAAAGGCTTTCTCAAGCAATTGTCATTTCACAAGGGGTGGCCTAGAGTATGCTATCCTTATGGTGCCCCAAGTTGTATCATGCCTGCTGCACTCCACGAGGCCACTCAGGCAGGTTGCTTGAATACGGATAAAGTTCGTTTAGCTTTTAAGCTAGCTTGGGGTGCTGGTGCTCAGGTAGTAAATTAATTGGAGGTTCATTCTTTTTGCCAGCTCTTTCACCGAGTTGCTCGTCGAGAAGCGTATACTCTCCTGACGTCTACCAAGAAGCCATGGCCCCACTTGGTCAAACGAAGTCCGTTAGATGTGTAAATGCTCGCGTTTCACGCAACGCGTACGTCGTCGTATCGTAGGAAAGTTCACAAAAGAAATCGGCCAGCTGGTAAAGCCCCACCGCGCGGTGAGTTTCCCAGCGGCAGGCCAGCAGCGTGCCTTCGGCAAACAGTA
The Hymenobacter tibetensis genome window above contains:
- a CDS encoding response regulator — its product is MKKIAKVLLVDDDSTATFLNEQLLRRLQVAEQLLVARNGVEALHALEQVCAEPAELVGPLLVLLDLHMPVMNGLEFLATYQQHPLAQQCPAVIVVLTSSQHPRDLERLHTLPIAVEVLTKPLTSEKVHAILQRHFR
- a CDS encoding PAS domain-containing sensor histidine kinase, with amino-acid sequence MKSADGYHALETELRAVRAKLERLEADRIDKAEHQALTDRYQESQVRFRTIFENAPFGQKIIASDLVIRQANQAVLDMLGCASPEEVVGHQIKEFAHPDYRDDWHFLQQRLWAHKLPHFTLETCLVRTDGSSFWCQVTSMRFPDNGEELGFTQLEDISDRKALELSLKRLYDAQETILHLITHDVKTPIAHIQLLTDLLQRQVEAATFATDDATDTAKYLALIRRSCADANKLLGDVLLLGSLDTTQVKKQPTNLGALLENRLAAHQLTAHDKGLALVLDVPSQPLQANLHADTFQRVVDNLVSNALKFTPAGGRVTVGLQECPGCVLLTVRDTGIGIPEALQASLFEKFSPASRSGVGGEASTGLGLFITRQIVQLHRGKLWVESQEGAGSCFFVELH